One region of Zingiber officinale cultivar Zhangliang chromosome 7B, Zo_v1.1, whole genome shotgun sequence genomic DNA includes:
- the LOC122005274 gene encoding uncharacterized protein LOC122005274 isoform X1, whose product MKASNDEFDTPLIHTMNHEQIQNHPRHDPCLTLGSSSFMHPSENITVCGLNSEPYSNTSSPTTHPFLPTFNLEVPCYAAAHAGVSQHPFMHSWPSCSSSQFPPYYIHNEPCLTQFNIGDINVAAHPPTGFDTVTYKRKIPTIHYFSQNASTNSCLNAGSSNHAVSSELLDPTQPAGPHCLPWEPIGMISDHRRNNPFGYVEDQRNIICHNVNVRQPRNISLPIHTSNNFSEHLQSVAHTSGLNVLAQWNHAPFSLEPYTRLIPSEINQLHRHYVRNTTGEIDGYSNFCLVPNQPTRNMVVNSRIIYGQGVGYQDSVSYGGPEANLADMWLPSADGVVPPRYSRQLPTVSYVNGRTRIHYTGDEDSGHRRWLSETAAIRNQSTFTDPRSLFDEHHDMRLDIDNMDYEELLALEEQIGNVSTGLSEDAISKCLLETLYYCDQRLAESEEGHCIICLEPYRNRDCLGRLKCGHDFHSCCIKQWLLIKNICPICKALALDDS is encoded by the exons ATGAAAGCTTCAAATGATGAGTTCGACACG CCTCTTATTCATACGATGAATCATGAGCAAATACAGAATCATCCGCGCCATGATCCTTGCTTGACTTTGG GATCCAGCTCTTTCATGCATCCTTCTGAAAACATTACAGTTTGTGGATTGAATTCAGAACCATATAGCAATACTTCCTCTCCAACAACTCATCCATTTTTGCCAACTTTCAACCTAGAAGTTCCTTGTTATGCTGCTGCTCATGCAGGAGTTTCTCAGCATCCTTTTATGCATAGCTGGCCTTCTTGCAGCTCTAGTCAATTCCCACCATATTATATCCACAATGAACCTTGCCTCACTCAATTTAATATTGGGGATATTAATGTGGCAGCTCATCCTCCAACAGGTTTTGACACAGTAACATATAAAAGGAAAATCCCTACTATTCACTATTTTTCTCAGAATGCAAGCACAAATTCATGCCTTAATGCTGGAAGTTCCAATCATGCTGTTTCATCCGAGCTTTTAGATCCGACACAGCCAGCAGGTCCTCATTGTTTACCTTGGGAGCCTATTGGCATGATTTCTGATCATAGAAGGAACAATCCATTTGGTTATGTGGAAGATCAAAGAAATATTATATGTCATAATGTCAATGTGCGTCAGCCAAGAAATATCTCATTGCCAATACATACATCCAATAACTTTTCAGAACATCTTCAATCAGTGGCACATACTTCTGGCCTGAATGTTCTTGCCCAATGGAACCATGCTCCTTTTTCTCTTGAACCCTACACAAGGCTTATTCCTTCAG AGATAAACCAGTTGCATCGCCACTATGTGAGGAATACTACTGGGGAGATTGATGGATATAGCAATTTTTGCCTTGTTCCAAATCAACCTACAAGGAACATGGTAGTAAATAGCAGAATAATTTATGGTCAAGGAGTAGGTTATCAGGATAGTGTGAGCTATGGAGGTCCTGAAGCCAATTTGGCAGACATGTGGCTACCATCTGCGGATGGTGTTGTTCCTCCAAGGTATTCAAGACAGCTTCCAACGGTAAGTTATGTGAATGGGAGGACAAGGATTCACTACACTGGAGATGAAGACAGTGGGCATAGAAGATGGTTATCTGAG ACTGCAGCCATCAGGAATCAATCAACCTTCACTGACCCAAGAAGTCTGTTCGATGAGCATCATGACATGAGACTAGATATAGATAACATGGACTATGAG GAACTACTCGCTCTGGAAGAACAAATAGGCAATGTAAGCACGGGTTTGTCAGAAGATGCTATTTCCAAATGCTTGTTGGAAACACTCTACTATTGTGATCAAAGATTGGCTGAGTCCGAGGAAGGACACTGTATCATATGCTTG GAACCATACAGAAATAGAGATTGTCTTGGGAGATTGAAATGCGGGCATGATTTCCATTCTTGCTGCATCAAGCAATGGTTGCTGATTAAGAATATCTGCCCAATATGCAAAGCCTTGGCGCTGGATGATTCATAA
- the LOC122005274 gene encoding uncharacterized protein LOC122005274 isoform X2 produces MEHKNLLGQPLIHTMNHEQIQNHPRHDPCLTLGSSSFMHPSENITVCGLNSEPYSNTSSPTTHPFLPTFNLEVPCYAAAHAGVSQHPFMHSWPSCSSSQFPPYYIHNEPCLTQFNIGDINVAAHPPTGFDTVTYKRKIPTIHYFSQNASTNSCLNAGSSNHAVSSELLDPTQPAGPHCLPWEPIGMISDHRRNNPFGYVEDQRNIICHNVNVRQPRNISLPIHTSNNFSEHLQSVAHTSGLNVLAQWNHAPFSLEPYTRLIPSEINQLHRHYVRNTTGEIDGYSNFCLVPNQPTRNMVVNSRIIYGQGVGYQDSVSYGGPEANLADMWLPSADGVVPPRYSRQLPTVSYVNGRTRIHYTGDEDSGHRRWLSETAAIRNQSTFTDPRSLFDEHHDMRLDIDNMDYEELLALEEQIGNVSTGLSEDAISKCLLETLYYCDQRLAESEEGHCIICLEPYRNRDCLGRLKCGHDFHSCCIKQWLLIKNICPICKALALDDS; encoded by the exons ATGGAACATAAAAATTTGCTTGGTCAGCCTCTTATTCATACGATGAATCATGAGCAAATACAGAATCATCCGCGCCATGATCCTTGCTTGACTTTGG GATCCAGCTCTTTCATGCATCCTTCTGAAAACATTACAGTTTGTGGATTGAATTCAGAACCATATAGCAATACTTCCTCTCCAACAACTCATCCATTTTTGCCAACTTTCAACCTAGAAGTTCCTTGTTATGCTGCTGCTCATGCAGGAGTTTCTCAGCATCCTTTTATGCATAGCTGGCCTTCTTGCAGCTCTAGTCAATTCCCACCATATTATATCCACAATGAACCTTGCCTCACTCAATTTAATATTGGGGATATTAATGTGGCAGCTCATCCTCCAACAGGTTTTGACACAGTAACATATAAAAGGAAAATCCCTACTATTCACTATTTTTCTCAGAATGCAAGCACAAATTCATGCCTTAATGCTGGAAGTTCCAATCATGCTGTTTCATCCGAGCTTTTAGATCCGACACAGCCAGCAGGTCCTCATTGTTTACCTTGGGAGCCTATTGGCATGATTTCTGATCATAGAAGGAACAATCCATTTGGTTATGTGGAAGATCAAAGAAATATTATATGTCATAATGTCAATGTGCGTCAGCCAAGAAATATCTCATTGCCAATACATACATCCAATAACTTTTCAGAACATCTTCAATCAGTGGCACATACTTCTGGCCTGAATGTTCTTGCCCAATGGAACCATGCTCCTTTTTCTCTTGAACCCTACACAAGGCTTATTCCTTCAG AGATAAACCAGTTGCATCGCCACTATGTGAGGAATACTACTGGGGAGATTGATGGATATAGCAATTTTTGCCTTGTTCCAAATCAACCTACAAGGAACATGGTAGTAAATAGCAGAATAATTTATGGTCAAGGAGTAGGTTATCAGGATAGTGTGAGCTATGGAGGTCCTGAAGCCAATTTGGCAGACATGTGGCTACCATCTGCGGATGGTGTTGTTCCTCCAAGGTATTCAAGACAGCTTCCAACGGTAAGTTATGTGAATGGGAGGACAAGGATTCACTACACTGGAGATGAAGACAGTGGGCATAGAAGATGGTTATCTGAG ACTGCAGCCATCAGGAATCAATCAACCTTCACTGACCCAAGAAGTCTGTTCGATGAGCATCATGACATGAGACTAGATATAGATAACATGGACTATGAG GAACTACTCGCTCTGGAAGAACAAATAGGCAATGTAAGCACGGGTTTGTCAGAAGATGCTATTTCCAAATGCTTGTTGGAAACACTCTACTATTGTGATCAAAGATTGGCTGAGTCCGAGGAAGGACACTGTATCATATGCTTG GAACCATACAGAAATAGAGATTGTCTTGGGAGATTGAAATGCGGGCATGATTTCCATTCTTGCTGCATCAAGCAATGGTTGCTGATTAAGAATATCTGCCCAATATGCAAAGCCTTGGCGCTGGATGATTCATAA
- the LOC122005274 gene encoding uncharacterized protein LOC122005274 isoform X4, translating to MHPSENITVCGLNSEPYSNTSSPTTHPFLPTFNLEVPCYAAAHAGVSQHPFMHSWPSCSSSQFPPYYIHNEPCLTQFNIGDINVAAHPPTGFDTVTYKRKIPTIHYFSQNASTNSCLNAGSSNHAVSSELLDPTQPAGPHCLPWEPIGMISDHRRNNPFGYVEDQRNIICHNVNVRQPRNISLPIHTSNNFSEHLQSVAHTSGLNVLAQWNHAPFSLEPYTRLIPSEINQLHRHYVRNTTGEIDGYSNFCLVPNQPTRNMVVNSRIIYGQGVGYQDSVSYGGPEANLADMWLPSADGVVPPRYSRQLPTVSYVNGRTRIHYTGDEDSGHRRWLSETAAIRNQSTFTDPRSLFDEHHDMRLDIDNMDYEELLALEEQIGNVSTGLSEDAISKCLLETLYYCDQRLAESEEGHCIICLEPYRNRDCLGRLKCGHDFHSCCIKQWLLIKNICPICKALALDDS from the exons ATGCATCCTTCTGAAAACATTACAGTTTGTGGATTGAATTCAGAACCATATAGCAATACTTCCTCTCCAACAACTCATCCATTTTTGCCAACTTTCAACCTAGAAGTTCCTTGTTATGCTGCTGCTCATGCAGGAGTTTCTCAGCATCCTTTTATGCATAGCTGGCCTTCTTGCAGCTCTAGTCAATTCCCACCATATTATATCCACAATGAACCTTGCCTCACTCAATTTAATATTGGGGATATTAATGTGGCAGCTCATCCTCCAACAGGTTTTGACACAGTAACATATAAAAGGAAAATCCCTACTATTCACTATTTTTCTCAGAATGCAAGCACAAATTCATGCCTTAATGCTGGAAGTTCCAATCATGCTGTTTCATCCGAGCTTTTAGATCCGACACAGCCAGCAGGTCCTCATTGTTTACCTTGGGAGCCTATTGGCATGATTTCTGATCATAGAAGGAACAATCCATTTGGTTATGTGGAAGATCAAAGAAATATTATATGTCATAATGTCAATGTGCGTCAGCCAAGAAATATCTCATTGCCAATACATACATCCAATAACTTTTCAGAACATCTTCAATCAGTGGCACATACTTCTGGCCTGAATGTTCTTGCCCAATGGAACCATGCTCCTTTTTCTCTTGAACCCTACACAAGGCTTATTCCTTCAG AGATAAACCAGTTGCATCGCCACTATGTGAGGAATACTACTGGGGAGATTGATGGATATAGCAATTTTTGCCTTGTTCCAAATCAACCTACAAGGAACATGGTAGTAAATAGCAGAATAATTTATGGTCAAGGAGTAGGTTATCAGGATAGTGTGAGCTATGGAGGTCCTGAAGCCAATTTGGCAGACATGTGGCTACCATCTGCGGATGGTGTTGTTCCTCCAAGGTATTCAAGACAGCTTCCAACGGTAAGTTATGTGAATGGGAGGACAAGGATTCACTACACTGGAGATGAAGACAGTGGGCATAGAAGATGGTTATCTGAG ACTGCAGCCATCAGGAATCAATCAACCTTCACTGACCCAAGAAGTCTGTTCGATGAGCATCATGACATGAGACTAGATATAGATAACATGGACTATGAG GAACTACTCGCTCTGGAAGAACAAATAGGCAATGTAAGCACGGGTTTGTCAGAAGATGCTATTTCCAAATGCTTGTTGGAAACACTCTACTATTGTGATCAAAGATTGGCTGAGTCCGAGGAAGGACACTGTATCATATGCTTG GAACCATACAGAAATAGAGATTGTCTTGGGAGATTGAAATGCGGGCATGATTTCCATTCTTGCTGCATCAAGCAATGGTTGCTGATTAAGAATATCTGCCCAATATGCAAAGCCTTGGCGCTGGATGATTCATAA
- the LOC122005274 gene encoding uncharacterized protein LOC122005274 isoform X3, which translates to MNHEQIQNHPRHDPCLTLGSSSFMHPSENITVCGLNSEPYSNTSSPTTHPFLPTFNLEVPCYAAAHAGVSQHPFMHSWPSCSSSQFPPYYIHNEPCLTQFNIGDINVAAHPPTGFDTVTYKRKIPTIHYFSQNASTNSCLNAGSSNHAVSSELLDPTQPAGPHCLPWEPIGMISDHRRNNPFGYVEDQRNIICHNVNVRQPRNISLPIHTSNNFSEHLQSVAHTSGLNVLAQWNHAPFSLEPYTRLIPSEINQLHRHYVRNTTGEIDGYSNFCLVPNQPTRNMVVNSRIIYGQGVGYQDSVSYGGPEANLADMWLPSADGVVPPRYSRQLPTVSYVNGRTRIHYTGDEDSGHRRWLSETAAIRNQSTFTDPRSLFDEHHDMRLDIDNMDYEELLALEEQIGNVSTGLSEDAISKCLLETLYYCDQRLAESEEGHCIICLEPYRNRDCLGRLKCGHDFHSCCIKQWLLIKNICPICKALALDDS; encoded by the exons ATGAATCATGAGCAAATACAGAATCATCCGCGCCATGATCCTTGCTTGACTTTGG GATCCAGCTCTTTCATGCATCCTTCTGAAAACATTACAGTTTGTGGATTGAATTCAGAACCATATAGCAATACTTCCTCTCCAACAACTCATCCATTTTTGCCAACTTTCAACCTAGAAGTTCCTTGTTATGCTGCTGCTCATGCAGGAGTTTCTCAGCATCCTTTTATGCATAGCTGGCCTTCTTGCAGCTCTAGTCAATTCCCACCATATTATATCCACAATGAACCTTGCCTCACTCAATTTAATATTGGGGATATTAATGTGGCAGCTCATCCTCCAACAGGTTTTGACACAGTAACATATAAAAGGAAAATCCCTACTATTCACTATTTTTCTCAGAATGCAAGCACAAATTCATGCCTTAATGCTGGAAGTTCCAATCATGCTGTTTCATCCGAGCTTTTAGATCCGACACAGCCAGCAGGTCCTCATTGTTTACCTTGGGAGCCTATTGGCATGATTTCTGATCATAGAAGGAACAATCCATTTGGTTATGTGGAAGATCAAAGAAATATTATATGTCATAATGTCAATGTGCGTCAGCCAAGAAATATCTCATTGCCAATACATACATCCAATAACTTTTCAGAACATCTTCAATCAGTGGCACATACTTCTGGCCTGAATGTTCTTGCCCAATGGAACCATGCTCCTTTTTCTCTTGAACCCTACACAAGGCTTATTCCTTCAG AGATAAACCAGTTGCATCGCCACTATGTGAGGAATACTACTGGGGAGATTGATGGATATAGCAATTTTTGCCTTGTTCCAAATCAACCTACAAGGAACATGGTAGTAAATAGCAGAATAATTTATGGTCAAGGAGTAGGTTATCAGGATAGTGTGAGCTATGGAGGTCCTGAAGCCAATTTGGCAGACATGTGGCTACCATCTGCGGATGGTGTTGTTCCTCCAAGGTATTCAAGACAGCTTCCAACGGTAAGTTATGTGAATGGGAGGACAAGGATTCACTACACTGGAGATGAAGACAGTGGGCATAGAAGATGGTTATCTGAG ACTGCAGCCATCAGGAATCAATCAACCTTCACTGACCCAAGAAGTCTGTTCGATGAGCATCATGACATGAGACTAGATATAGATAACATGGACTATGAG GAACTACTCGCTCTGGAAGAACAAATAGGCAATGTAAGCACGGGTTTGTCAGAAGATGCTATTTCCAAATGCTTGTTGGAAACACTCTACTATTGTGATCAAAGATTGGCTGAGTCCGAGGAAGGACACTGTATCATATGCTTG GAACCATACAGAAATAGAGATTGTCTTGGGAGATTGAAATGCGGGCATGATTTCCATTCTTGCTGCATCAAGCAATGGTTGCTGATTAAGAATATCTGCCCAATATGCAAAGCCTTGGCGCTGGATGATTCATAA